The nucleotide window ACGGGCTGGAGCGGCTTAAAGCCAAGGTGACGCGGCCGCTGACAGGCTTGAAGGTGGCCGGCTACTACGGCTGCCATCTGCTGCGCCCGCCGCAGGTGATGGATTTCGAGGACCATGCCCGGCCACGGTCACTGGCGGCGCTGATCGCCGCCCTGGGCGCCGAGCCGGTGGAAATGGCTTCCGCCCGTAAGTGCTGCGGCTTCCATGCCGTATTTCCCGCCGAGCGGGATGTTTTCAAGATGACGGGGACGATCAACGCCGACGCGGTTGCCGCCGGCGCCGACTGCATTGTGACGCCTTGCCCGCTGTGCCAGATGCAGCTCGATATGCGTCAGCCGGAAGGCAGGGAGGCGATCGGGACGGCGGGGGATATGCCTATCCTGCACCTCGCCCAGCTCGTCGGTCTGGCGCTGGGGATGACGGGCAGCGAAATGGGACTGGGACGGCATGTGACCGCCGCCTTCCATGTAGCCGCCAAGGCCGGCGGACGGTAAAAAAACAATATTATTACGGGGCGCAGCCCGGCTGTTCGGCCGGGCTGCGTTTTTACGTATTTTTGTATTTTTACAACGGACAAAAGTATACATGTTATCTGTTTTTGCGAGTGTGATAAAAATTGTGGCGGGTAATTTACAAATAGTGCTTGCATTTAGATCGGCAAACAATTATAATCAAAAATCATATCTAGTATTAATGTATACATGTATTTTAAAAAACATCAGATTTACGAGGAAGGCGGTTGGTGAAGATGTCAGGTCTGGCGGAAGTAATCGCGTGCGACTCAACCATCTGTTCCATCGAGAATGGCGTTCTGAGATACCGGGGTTACGCTATCGAGGAACTCGCCGAGCACGCGTCGTTCGAGGAAGTGATCTATCTGCTGTGGTACGGGCGCCTGCCTAACTGCTACGAGCTCAAGGCACTCAAGCAGGATCTGGCCGAGAACGCGGCGCTGCCGCCGAAGATTTACGATCTGCTGCGCATGTATGCCCCGTGGGGCAACGCGATGGCAAAGCTGCGGACCTGTCTTTCGTTTCTGACCCACTTTGACGACGAGGTTATGGACCATTCCTTCGCCGCCGACCATCGCAAGGCTGTGAGGATAATGGCGCGGATGGCCGCG belongs to Sporomusaceae bacterium and includes:
- a CDS encoding CoB--CoM heterodisulfide reductase iron-sulfur subunit B family protein; its protein translation is MRYAFFPGCVLDGAAAEAREATVRVARALDIELVELPGWTCCGASHAQDVDELAAVAVNARNLALAEKLGLPLLTACSTCTLMLRKAKAALDGGLKDKVNGLLASAGMAYAGTSDVTHLLWALVRDYGLERLKAKVTRPLTGLKVAGYYGCHLLRPPQVMDFEDHARPRSLAALIAALGAEPVEMASARKCCGFHAVFPAERDVFKMTGTINADAVAAGADCIVTPCPLCQMQLDMRQPEGREAIGTAGDMPILHLAQLVGLALGMTGSEMGLGRHVTAAFHVAAKAGGR